The Bombus affinis isolate iyBomAffi1 chromosome 17, iyBomAffi1.2, whole genome shotgun sequence genome includes a region encoding these proteins:
- the LOC126926355 gene encoding dynein axonemal heavy chain 17-like — protein MDKKDDEKKEEDPRLEYMFNYLTYSRKLKADRWAKMLSNADFKDLITKFFGIASEMVLVLQLTPAGVLVPYLEITQSKRKQTYFLKRKPQKVTEDNYKDLLIPGDMAPNPIEELAVLVEDVSSLTFSNYSLTKHSITFDSGKSSFFSFIL, from the exons ATGGATAAGAAGGATGATGAGAAAAAAGAGGAGGATCCGCGATTGGAATATATGTTTAATTATCTGACGTATTCGAGAAAATTAAAAGCCGATAGATGGGCGAAAATGTTATCCAATGCGGATTTCAAG GATTTAATCACGAAGTTCTTTGGAATTGCATCGGAGATGGTCCTCGTGTTGCAACTGACACCCGCTGGTGTCTTAGTACCCTATCTCGAAATAACGCAATCTAAGAGAAAGCAGACGTACTTCTTGAAGAGGAAGCCCCAAAAGGTCACTGAGGATAACTACAAAGATTTGTTGATACCAGGTGACATGGCACCGAATCCGATCGAGGAACTGGCGGTGCTTGTAGAAGATGTTAGTTCTCTAACTTTCTCTAATTACTCTTTAACGAAACATTCCATTACATTCGACTCAGGAAAATCTagcttcttttcttttattttgtaa
- the LOC126926379 gene encoding dynein beta chain, ciliary-like translates to MPMGIEEILDQQFNSKLESPKLLQVKNNIEEIVIKWATQINEILNVEFSKFSMNEKGIPVSELVYWDMRLKNMESLYYQLKDPKVRQMDLFLEKMESPYSVYFKNLVKNVTASLLETRDINLYLKPLEMYFNEIENIEFRDIIWKLKLLFHCVCLMWSNSKYYSIERIIALLREISNLLISQAVKHINPSTLFEGDIEDNKAKIAEVIPTLNNYQELFRSYKEKVETYFKSQEPILWTFHEKLVFERIHMFEKRLKEIEVC, encoded by the exons ATGCCAATGGGTATCGAAGAAATTCTTGATCAGCAATTCAATTCTAAATTAGAATCTCCTAAATTACTCCAAGTAAAGAACAACATAGaggaaattgtaataaaatgGGCGACACAAATTAATGAGATCCTCAACGTAGAGTTCTCAAAGTTTTCAATGAATGAAAAGGGAATTCCTGTGTCCG AGTTGGTCTATTGGGATATGAGATTAAAAAATATGGAATCGCTTTATTATCAATTAAAAGACCCAAAAGTACGACAGATGGATCTATTTCTAGAAAAAATGGAAAGTCCATACTCGGTGTATTTCAAAAATTTAGTAAAGAACGTGACTGCAT CATTGTTGGAAACAAGGGATATAAATCTTTACTTGAAACCTCTGGAAATGTATTTCAATGAAATTGAAAACATTGAGTTCAGAGACATAATATGGAAATTAAAGTTACTATTTCACTGTGTGTGCCTAATGTGGTCGAACTCGAAATATTACTCTATAGAAAGAATTATTGCTCTGTTAcgggaaatttcaaatttattaatttctcag GCAGTGAAACATATAAATCCGTCAACTTTATTCGAAGGAGATATTGAAGACAACAAGGCGAAGATAGCGGAGGTAATACCGACGCTCAATAATTATCAAGAATTGTTTCGATCATATAAAGAAAAGGTAGAAACTTATTTTAAGTCGCAAGAACCTATACTTTGGACGTTTCACGAGAAGCTAGTTTTCGAAAGGATTCATATGTTTGAGAAGAGGCTCAAAGAAATCGAGGTTTGCTGA
- the LOC126926380 gene encoding dynein axonemal heavy chain 17-like: protein MESQSLFDTVQDYLKLERIEMFGLKAKSLLSMINNIYEEFIKLYQQFGDVSYEVLMPEEEQFTADLNEFFASIEQFDRRLASIFDQAFAECYSLESFFKFVWIMGVIANRPIIMAQLWHNYEEIIQRVDQHFSDLKVLFDKNFNSGKDNELSTLNSHLPVVSASLCFLMRLRKRTLLPIECMKLIDHPLINDKMEHVLKDKYEELEAIIDEKEKEIFTAWAEKLPEIWETHLTKTLLNVREDQLLETNFDFALKTALREIRYMIIAKIPDLPQEAIDFYNRSQFFFISTYNLNLIVNCSFIVYTSQKSKMFPSFEETFENHFGTCIIPLGQYQ from the exons ATGGAGTCTCAG tCACTATTTGATACAGTACAAGATTATTTGAAACTAGAAAGAATAGAAATGTTTGGCTTAAAAGCGAAGTCACTACTTTCCatgattaataatatttacgaaGAGTTTATTAAATTGTATCAACAATTTGGAGACGTGTCTTATGAAGTTTTAATGCCAGAAGAAGAACAATTCACTGCAgatttaaatgaatttttcgCCTCG ATAGAGCAGTTTGATCGACGATTGGCAAGCATTTTCGACCAAGCATTTGCTGAATGTTACAGCCTAGAGTCGTTCTTTAAGTTCGTTTGGATAATGGGCGTAATTGCCAACAGACCTATAATAATGGCCCAGTTATGGCACAATTATGAAGAAATAATTCAAAGAGTAGATCAACATTTCAGTGACCTTAAG GTGTTATTCGACAAGAATTTTAATTCCGGAAAAGACAACGAGCTTTCGACACTGAATTCGCATTTACCTGTAGTGAGTGCATCCCTGTGTTTTTTAATGAGACTTCGTAAAAGAACTCTTCTGCCAATTGAGTGCATGAAATTAATCGACCATCCTTTAATTAATGACAAAATGGAACACGTACTCAAAGACAAATACGAAGAACTTGAG GCTATTATTgacgaaaaggaaaaagaaatatttaccgCTTGGGCGGAGAAATTGCCAGAAATTTGGGAAACCCACTTAACGAAAACTCTTTTAAACGTTAGAGAGGATCAACTGCTGGAAACGAATTTCGACTTTGCTTTAAAAACTGCCTTGAGAGAGATTCGTTATATGATAATTGCGAAGATTCCCGATCTTCCTCAAGAAGCCATAGATTTTTATAATAGATCGCAATTCTTCTTCATCAGCACTTACAATCTCAATCTGATAGTAAATTG TTCATTCATAGTTTATACATCACAGAAAAGTAAAATGTTCCCTTCTTTTGAGGAGACATTTGAAAATCATTTTGGTACTTGCATAATACCATTAGGTCAGTACCAGTGA